DNA from Flexistipes sp.:
TATGCAGCAGCAGATCTCCGAGTTCTTCTCTGATATTATCGATATCCCTGTTATCCAGAGCGTCCACCAATTCATACGCTTCTTCAATAAAATGATTTTTCAGAGAATATAAGTTTTGTTCCCTGTCCCACGGGCATCCCTCTGGAGAACGCAGTGTTTTGATAATTTTTATGAATTCAGAGAAAGACTTGCAGATATTATTGTTTTCATTGACTTGGGCTTTTATATTGTTTTTACACATAGTGCTTACTCTCATTAATTAATTTAATATCAGAATTACCACTTTTTTTGCATGCGGTAAAGAATCAAAATATTGACACCATCCATTTTTATAAACAGGGATAAGTGGAGACAGAGAAGTAGTGAGTGAGTGAGGTTGAGGCAAAGGTAAAGATAAAGGTTGAGGAAGTTGAATGGTTGAGTAGTTGATAATCGAATCCAGAACTCTCCATTAAACCTGCATTTTTTTGCAAATTACAACAAGGGAGTCGCATTTTGCAAAATTAAAGTTAGAAATATTGATTTATTGGTTTATGTCTAATTGGCATGTTTTTTGTTATATAATAAATAGTAAGACTAATTCAGCAAATTATAGAAATTAAAGGAGGCTTTATGAAAAAGTTTGGTTTAGGTCTTGTGTTTATTTTTATTGTCTCTGTTTTGTTTTCGTCAGTATACGCTTACGATGAAAACTCAAGTTGTGTAAAGTGTCATTCAGATAAGGGAAAGATGAAAGAATTAGGCTACCCGCAATTATACTTGGATCCCAATCAGGTGGATAAAGAAGTTAACATGGGCGGTATACCTACATGTGTGGATTGTCATCTTGGCAACAGTCAGACCATGGATATGGATAAGGCTCATGAAAATATGCCCAGGCCGTTCTATGCAGCAATCGGTAAAAATTTCAAATACGAAGCGGTTTCCAGAGAAGTTACTGACTACGCAAGAATTCAACCCGAGGGTAATAATAGGGGAAAACTCCTGTTGAGGAAACCTACAAAAGATGCTAAGGAAAAATATGGCATTAAAAAAATTAAGCAGCTTTTTTATCACGACCGCGATCCAAAAACAATGGCTTATTCACCAGAAATAGCTGAAAAGACATGCGGTAAATGTCATGCAGAAGAAACAGAAAACTATAATGAATCCGGGATGGGTTTGAATAAATACCAGCGCGGATTCACCTCTTTTAAAACATCACCCCCGGGACCACAGAATTGCGGAGCATGGTTTGGAGACAATTATGAGAAAATTTCAGGAGAATGCACCCGAGACTTTACAAAAGAAATGAATGCCGGTAAAGCTCGTGGATGCAATAAATGTCATGCCAGCTGCAATGATTGTCATTACAAAGGTTTTGAAAAGTCCAAGGCAAGTCATGTATTTTCCGCCCAGGTGGAAACTCTATCATGCTACGGAAGCGGAAAAGGTACGATTTGTCATGCCGGCCCTATGGACAGAAGAAGAGGTGCAGGTTATCTGAGAAAAGAGTTTGCTTTTCCTTATGGAGAACTGCCACAAGATGTCCATGCAAAAATGGGATTGAATTGTACAGATTGCCACAAAATGGAGAAACATGACTACGGGCACATAGGTTCAGGCAAAGTAAAAGAATCTTG
Protein-coding regions in this window:
- a CDS encoding cytochrome C, with the translated sequence MKKFGLGLVFIFIVSVLFSSVYAYDENSSCVKCHSDKGKMKELGYPQLYLDPNQVDKEVNMGGIPTCVDCHLGNSQTMDMDKAHENMPRPFYAAIGKNFKYEAVSREVTDYARIQPEGNNRGKLLLRKPTKDAKEKYGIKKIKQLFYHDRDPKTMAYSPEIAEKTCGKCHAEETENYNESGMGLNKYQRGFTSFKTSPPGPQNCGAWFGDNYEKISGECTRDFTKEMNAGKARGCNKCHASCNDCHYKGFEKSKASHVFSAQVETLSCYGSGKGTICHAGPMDRRRGAGYLRKEFAFPYGELPQDVHAKMGLNCTDCHKMEKHDYGHIGSGKVKESCSDCHSKIVKAVNTGKHKNVDCTSCHIKEVGAYQFTFWGPGKSEGMDNLYAKHKQYYGTRDLPLLVKHPSKGEWIPVKPYPMGVMNIKGAVKPTGLKLREIKKTKVEGKTRIGEPKTFITRRNPDEINDMYIITGKYSGFENNDNMMAWIQMDKMSHALGEPRECESCHSSHEQVMTSWFTYSNMADVKEPFSGSYILRAGKDGMFFSDFEHTEIKPVSGRHIDDFAPFVMKPDAWDVEGIDFSIPFNEEKYENDRMELNKIYAEIHSLKMQYKNNNSRKAELEEIKTILYHNRDMAKEMLAAFKSKN